A stretch of the Chitiniphilus purpureus genome encodes the following:
- a CDS encoding phage/plasmid primase, P4 family: MLDFNDTSPPGETGRRNVNDSERDEIRTELIARMESVLTTMFPAGKKRRGKFLIGDILGSPGDSLEVVLEGDKAGLWTDRATGDGGDIFALIAAYLGANVHTDFPRVLDEAADLLGRSRSVPVRRAKKEAPVDDLGPATAKWDYFDATGKLIAVVYRYDPPGRKKEFRPWDANRRKMTPPDPRPLYNQPGLAAAGHVVLVEGEKCAQALIAIGVVATTAMHGANAPVDKTDWSPLAGKSVLIWPDRDAPGWDYADRASQAILNAGATTVAILVPPDDKPEGWDAADAIPDGFDVRGFLAVGERMPVMRSVEETPPPDLLTGVDWATEDGLSSAFTRRYGEDWRYCALWGKWLVWTGVRWNPDQVLYVSHLARGICRMASLKADSPRLKGKLASSATISSVEKIARSDPKHASTAEEWDADVWALNTPGGVVDLRTGRMRPHRRDDRMTKVTTATSQGDSPTWRAFLADVTGGDAELIAYLQLMVGYCLTGVTSEHALFFLYGTGANGKSVFVNVLTTILGDYAANAPMDTFMEARTDRHPTDLAGLRGARFVSSIETEQGRRWNESKVKAITGGDKVSARFMRQDFFEYVPQFKLVIAGNHKPSIRNVDEAMKRRLHLIPFTVTIPPERRDGRLTEKLLKERDGILAWAVEGCSLWQRQGLKPPASVVSATEEYFEAEDALGQWIEERCLLAKTHREGVSELFADWREWAERAGEYVGSVKRFSELMAARKFEKCRLTGGARGITGIALRPKPYSHGYPYRDD; the protein is encoded by the coding sequence ATGCTTGATTTCAATGACACATCACCACCGGGAGAAACGGGCCGGCGCAACGTCAATGACAGCGAGCGGGACGAGATTCGCACTGAACTGATCGCACGCATGGAATCAGTCCTGACCACGATGTTTCCGGCAGGAAAGAAGCGTCGTGGCAAGTTTCTGATCGGGGACATCCTGGGCAGCCCGGGCGACAGCCTTGAGGTGGTACTCGAAGGCGACAAGGCTGGTCTCTGGACGGATCGTGCCACGGGCGATGGCGGTGACATCTTTGCCTTGATCGCCGCCTACCTCGGGGCCAACGTCCACACCGACTTTCCCCGGGTGCTCGACGAGGCAGCTGATCTGCTCGGTCGTTCGCGATCAGTGCCGGTACGCCGCGCCAAGAAGGAAGCTCCGGTTGATGATCTCGGCCCGGCCACGGCCAAGTGGGACTACTTCGATGCCACCGGCAAACTGATTGCGGTCGTGTACCGCTACGACCCACCCGGGCGCAAGAAGGAGTTCCGGCCGTGGGATGCCAATCGGCGCAAGATGACTCCGCCCGATCCGCGCCCGCTGTACAACCAGCCGGGGCTGGCGGCCGCTGGTCACGTTGTGCTGGTCGAGGGCGAGAAGTGTGCGCAGGCCCTGATCGCCATCGGCGTGGTGGCAACCACGGCCATGCATGGCGCAAATGCTCCCGTCGACAAGACCGACTGGTCGCCGCTGGCGGGCAAATCCGTGCTGATCTGGCCTGATCGGGACGCGCCGGGCTGGGATTACGCTGACCGTGCATCGCAAGCAATCCTGAACGCGGGTGCGACCACGGTCGCCATCCTGGTGCCACCCGATGACAAGCCGGAAGGCTGGGATGCGGCTGACGCCATTCCGGACGGCTTCGATGTGAGGGGCTTCCTCGCCGTCGGCGAGCGGATGCCGGTGATGCGCTCGGTCGAGGAGACGCCACCACCGGATCTGCTGACCGGTGTCGACTGGGCTACGGAGGACGGCTTGTCCTCGGCCTTCACACGCCGCTATGGCGAGGACTGGCGCTACTGCGCGCTTTGGGGCAAATGGCTGGTCTGGACCGGCGTGCGCTGGAATCCGGATCAGGTGCTCTACGTGTCTCATCTGGCACGCGGTATCTGCCGGATGGCGTCACTCAAGGCGGACAGCCCTCGGCTCAAAGGCAAGCTGGCCAGCTCCGCCACGATCTCGTCCGTCGAGAAAATCGCACGCTCCGATCCCAAGCACGCTTCCACCGCCGAGGAGTGGGATGCCGACGTCTGGGCGCTCAACACACCAGGCGGTGTGGTTGATCTGCGCACGGGCCGCATGCGACCGCACCGACGCGATGATCGGATGACCAAGGTGACCACGGCCACATCGCAGGGCGACAGTCCGACGTGGCGCGCATTCCTGGCCGACGTCACAGGCGGCGACGCTGAACTGATTGCCTACCTGCAACTGATGGTCGGCTACTGCCTGACGGGCGTGACCAGCGAGCACGCGCTGTTCTTCCTGTACGGGACCGGCGCGAACGGCAAGTCGGTGTTCGTCAACGTCCTGACCACCATCTTGGGCGACTACGCGGCCAACGCGCCGATGGACACGTTCATGGAGGCGCGCACAGACCGGCATCCGACCGATCTGGCGGGCCTGCGCGGCGCACGCTTTGTGTCATCCATCGAAACCGAACAGGGTCGGCGTTGGAACGAATCCAAGGTCAAGGCCATCACCGGAGGCGACAAGGTTTCCGCACGTTTCATGCGCCAGGACTTCTTCGAGTACGTGCCGCAGTTCAAGTTGGTGATCGCAGGCAACCACAAGCCATCGATCCGCAACGTGGATGAGGCGATGAAGCGGCGGCTGCACCTGATCCCGTTCACGGTGACGATCCCGCCCGAGCGCCGCGACGGCAGGCTGACCGAGAAGCTGCTCAAGGAGCGCGACGGGATTCTGGCGTGGGCGGTCGAGGGTTGCAGCCTCTGGCAACGCCAGGGCTTGAAGCCGCCCGCCAGTGTGGTGTCGGCGACCGAGGAGTATTTCGAGGCCGAAGACGCGCTCGGGCAGTGGATCGAAGAGCGATGCCTGCTGGCCAAGACCCACCGCGAAGGCGTTTCCGAATTGTTCGCCGACTGGCGTGAATGGGCTGAGCGCGCGGGTGAGTACGTGGGCTCGGTCAAGCGCTTTTCCGAACTGATGGCCGCCCGCAAGTTCGAGAAGTGTCGGCTGACCGGGGGCGCACGTGGGATCACGGGCATTGCCCTCAGGCCCAAGCCGTACAGCCATGGCTACCCCTACCGAGATGACTGA
- a CDS encoding phage terminase large subunit family protein yields MDLDYEGAAEIERAWREGLTPDPLLTVSEWSDRHRMLSSKASAEPGRWRTSRTPYLKAIMDCLSPTSPVERVVFMKAAQLGATEMGSNWIGYVIHHAPGPMMAVWPTVEMAKRNSKQRIDPLIEESSALAELIAPARSRDSGNTILAKEFRGGVLVMTGANSAVGLRSMPVRYLFLDEVDGYPLDVEGEGDAISLAEARTRTFARRKIFIVSTPTISGASAIEREYEASDQRRYFVPCPHCSHRQWLRFELLRWDKGQPETAAYICESCDTAIAEHHKTWMLEHGEWRAMITDGTGKTAGFHLSSLYSPVGWRSWREIAAAWEAAVSKESGSAAAIKTFKNTELGETWVEEGEAPDWQRLVERREDYRVGTVPQGGLLLVGAADVQKDRIEASVWAFGRGKESWLVEHRVLMGDTARDAVWKSLAEMLAETWTHASGAAMPLVRFALDTGFATQEAYAFVRACRDSRVMAVKGMPRGAALIGTPTAIDVSQGGKKLRRGIKVYTVAVSIAKLEFYNNLRKSADVGEDGLTTVFPAGFVHLPKIDAEFIQQLCAEQLITRRDRNGFPVREWQKMRERNEALDCYVYARAAASAAGLDRFEERHWRELERQLGLASPPALETPTESINEATQRGGLAVSGNRNTGRRVIKSRWLS; encoded by the coding sequence ATGGACTTGGACTATGAAGGCGCTGCCGAGATTGAGCGCGCATGGCGCGAAGGACTGACTCCGGACCCGCTGCTCACAGTGTCCGAATGGTCGGATCGCCACCGCATGCTCTCCAGCAAGGCCTCTGCCGAGCCTGGGCGCTGGCGTACCAGCCGCACGCCATACCTGAAAGCAATCATGGATTGCCTGTCGCCGACCTCGCCGGTCGAGCGTGTGGTGTTCATGAAAGCGGCGCAGCTTGGCGCGACCGAGATGGGATCGAACTGGATCGGCTATGTGATCCATCACGCACCTGGGCCAATGATGGCGGTGTGGCCGACAGTGGAGATGGCCAAGCGCAACTCCAAGCAGCGGATCGATCCGCTGATCGAGGAGTCGTCCGCACTGGCGGAACTGATTGCACCGGCGCGCAGCCGGGATTCCGGCAACACCATCCTGGCCAAGGAGTTCCGGGGTGGCGTGCTGGTGATGACCGGGGCCAACAGCGCGGTCGGGCTGCGCTCGATGCCGGTGCGGTATCTGTTCCTCGACGAGGTCGACGGCTATCCGTTGGACGTCGAGGGTGAAGGCGATGCGATCTCGCTGGCCGAAGCCCGTACACGCACGTTCGCGCGGCGCAAGATCTTCATCGTCTCGACGCCGACGATTTCAGGGGCATCGGCTATCGAGCGCGAGTACGAGGCCAGTGACCAACGTCGCTACTTTGTGCCGTGTCCGCATTGCTCCCACCGTCAGTGGCTGCGTTTCGAGCTGCTGCGTTGGGACAAAGGGCAACCGGAGACCGCCGCCTACATCTGCGAGTCATGTGACACCGCCATTGCCGAGCACCACAAGACGTGGATGCTGGAGCACGGCGAGTGGCGCGCGATGATCACCGATGGCACGGGTAAGACGGCAGGCTTCCACCTGTCGTCGCTGTACAGCCCGGTGGGCTGGCGTTCGTGGCGGGAGATCGCCGCTGCGTGGGAAGCTGCCGTCAGTAAAGAGTCGGGATCGGCCGCCGCCATCAAGACCTTCAAGAACACCGAGCTAGGCGAAACCTGGGTCGAGGAAGGCGAAGCGCCGGACTGGCAACGACTGGTCGAACGCCGCGAGGACTACCGCGTCGGTACGGTGCCGCAAGGTGGTCTGCTCTTGGTCGGCGCGGCCGACGTGCAGAAAGATCGCATCGAGGCGTCGGTCTGGGCCTTTGGGCGCGGCAAGGAGTCCTGGCTGGTTGAGCACCGCGTGCTGATGGGTGACACCGCCCGCGACGCGGTGTGGAAGAGCCTCGCTGAAATGCTGGCCGAAACATGGACACATGCCTCGGGCGCGGCGATGCCGCTGGTGCGCTTTGCCTTGGATACCGGGTTTGCCACGCAGGAGGCCTACGCCTTTGTGAGGGCCTGCCGCGATTCGCGTGTGATGGCGGTCAAGGGGATGCCTCGCGGTGCAGCCTTGATCGGCACGCCGACCGCCATCGATGTCTCGCAGGGTGGCAAGAAGCTGCGCCGGGGCATCAAGGTGTACACGGTGGCGGTCAGCATCGCCAAGCTCGAGTTCTACAACAACCTGCGCAAGAGCGCCGATGTTGGCGAGGACGGATTGACCACGGTGTTCCCGGCCGGGTTCGTCCATCTGCCCAAGATCGACGCTGAGTTCATCCAGCAACTCTGCGCGGAACAACTGATCACTCGCCGCGACCGCAACGGCTTCCCGGTGCGTGAGTGGCAAAAGATGCGTGAGCGCAATGAGGCGCTCGACTGCTACGTCTACGCCCGCGCGGCTGCATCGGCGGCGGGTCTGGATCGCTTCGAGGAACGTCACTGGCGGGAACTGGAGCGACAACTGGGGCT
- a CDS encoding DUF6900 domain-containing protein, which produces MSKLEQLLTQIAQNKLGIETLETRRSDSLDFHDVAVWCLRDALEAAFNAGLEQGRNANPSDKANT; this is translated from the coding sequence ATGAGCAAGCTCGAACAACTCCTGACCCAGATCGCGCAAAACAAGCTAGGCATCGAAACCCTGGAAACCCGCCGCTCGGACAGCCTCGATTTCCACGATGTAGCGGTCTGGTGCCTACGCGATGCGCTTGAAGCCGCCTTCAACGCGGGTCTTGAGCAGGGGCGCAATGCCAACCCGTCAGACAAGGCCAACACCTGA
- a CDS encoding elements of external origin, which yields MRKAIAAGRITPEADGTIDAERVDREWARNSDAPRNGTATRAVKVAVPESSGPTGDGQAALPVGGTSLLQARTVNEVVKAQTNKVRLARLKGELVDRPQAIAHVFKLARSERDAWLNWPARISAQMAAKLGVDPHTMHIALEAAVREHLQELGEMRPRVD from the coding sequence GTGCGCAAGGCCATCGCTGCTGGGCGGATCACGCCGGAGGCAGACGGAACGATTGATGCCGAGCGCGTCGACCGCGAGTGGGCGCGTAATTCCGATGCACCGCGCAATGGCACGGCCACCCGCGCTGTCAAGGTCGCCGTCCCGGAGTCCAGCGGACCTACAGGAGATGGACAAGCAGCATTACCAGTCGGTGGAACGTCCTTGCTGCAAGCGCGGACGGTCAACGAAGTGGTCAAGGCGCAAACCAACAAGGTGCGCCTGGCCCGCCTCAAGGGCGAGCTGGTGGATCGGCCGCAGGCCATCGCCCATGTTTTCAAGCTGGCGCGCTCCGAACGCGATGCCTGGCTCAACTGGCCCGCACGCATCTCGGCACAGATGGCAGCCAAGCTCGGCGTCGATCCCCACACTATGCACATCGCCTTGGAAGCGGCGGTGCGTGAGCACCTGCAGGAACTGGGCGAGATGCGCCCGAGGGTGGATTGA
- a CDS encoding DUF6362 family protein, protein MTKWTIEDVAARFEEAASTSRRLPPVRVQGYFNCWPTIVRSEWETFAADERVYRSFPPSPEAIERMLEVMRWVQWLTIEQRHLVWMRAKRYGWRDITIRFACDRTTAWRHWQRALQTVADQLNGVVIA, encoded by the coding sequence ATGACTAAGTGGACTATCGAGGACGTTGCTGCTCGGTTTGAAGAGGCCGCAAGCACCAGTCGACGGTTGCCTCCTGTTCGAGTGCAGGGTTACTTCAACTGCTGGCCCACCATTGTCCGAAGCGAATGGGAGACCTTTGCAGCGGACGAGAGGGTGTACCGATCCTTTCCGCCGAGTCCAGAGGCAATTGAACGAATGCTGGAGGTCATGCGCTGGGTGCAGTGGCTCACCATCGAGCAACGTCATCTCGTATGGATGCGCGCGAAGCGCTATGGCTGGCGGGACATCACGATCCGCTTTGCCTGCGACCGCACGACGGCATGGCGGCATTGGCAGCGGGCATTGCAGACGGTCGCAGATCAACTCAATGGTGTGGTGATCGCGTAG
- a CDS encoding helix-turn-helix domain-containing protein, producing the protein MNTSNLNHVLGEQLIDVRQAALMFNLPSYWLSQAKERQERRIPHYRVGKLVRFKPNELEAWIAAQQTSHEGAADA; encoded by the coding sequence ATGAATACCTCGAATTTAAATCACGTACTGGGCGAGCAGCTGATCGACGTGCGCCAGGCAGCACTGATGTTCAACCTGCCGTCGTATTGGCTCTCACAAGCCAAGGAGCGACAGGAGCGTCGCATTCCGCATTACCGCGTCGGCAAACTTGTTCGCTTCAAACCCAACGAGCTGGAAGCCTGGATCGCTGCGCAGCAGACGTCACACGAGGGTGCTGCCGATGCTTGA
- a CDS encoding site-specific DNA-methyltransferase: MAQIAASIAEFGFTNPILAGSDGIIVAGHGRLAAAQKLGLEIVPVVVLDHLSPTQRRALVIADNRIAENAGWDDAMLRIELEALQLEGFDLDITGFDADALAELIAGDEPDNGGQTDEDAVPEVGETPISRPGDVWIMGQHRLLCGDSTVAESYARLMQGDVADMVFTDPPYNVNYANSAKDKMRGKDRAILNDNLGDGFYDFLLAALTPTVANCRGGIYVAMSSSELDVLQAAFRAAGGKWSTFIIWAKNTFTLGRADYQRQYEPILYGWPEGAQRHWCGDRDQGDVWAIKKPQKNDLHPTMKPVELVERAIRNSSRPGNVVLDPFGGSGTTLIAAEKSGRVARLIELDPRYVDVIVCRWEDFTGQTAIREAADQEVCAS; the protein is encoded by the coding sequence GTGGCGCAGATCGCCGCATCGATTGCCGAGTTTGGCTTCACCAATCCGATCCTTGCAGGCAGTGACGGCATCATCGTCGCTGGGCATGGACGTTTGGCCGCTGCGCAGAAACTTGGGCTTGAGATCGTGCCCGTGGTCGTCCTTGATCACCTGAGCCCAACACAGCGCCGCGCCTTGGTCATCGCTGACAACCGCATCGCGGAGAACGCTGGCTGGGATGACGCCATGTTGCGCATCGAGCTGGAGGCCTTGCAGTTGGAAGGTTTCGATCTGGACATCACCGGCTTCGACGCCGACGCGCTGGCCGAACTGATCGCGGGTGACGAGCCGGACAATGGGGGCCAGACCGATGAGGACGCGGTACCGGAGGTTGGCGAGACACCCATCTCGCGCCCGGGCGATGTCTGGATCATGGGTCAGCACCGCCTGCTGTGCGGCGACTCGACTGTGGCCGAGAGCTATGCCCGGCTGATGCAGGGCGATGTAGCAGACATGGTCTTCACCGACCCGCCGTACAACGTGAACTACGCCAACAGTGCCAAGGACAAGATGCGCGGCAAGGATCGCGCGATCCTCAACGACAACTTGGGCGATGGCTTCTACGACTTCCTGTTGGCAGCATTGACGCCCACTGTGGCGAACTGCCGGGGCGGCATCTATGTGGCGATGTCATCCAGCGAGCTGGATGTGCTGCAGGCCGCCTTTCGCGCCGCCGGTGGCAAGTGGTCGACGTTCATCATCTGGGCCAAGAACACCTTCACGCTGGGCCGTGCCGACTACCAGCGCCAGTACGAACCGATCTTGTACGGATGGCCCGAGGGTGCGCAACGCCACTGGTGTGGTGACCGCGATCAGGGCGATGTGTGGGCTATCAAGAAACCGCAGAAGAACGATCTGCATCCGACGATGAAGCCGGTGGAGCTGGTTGAGCGCGCGATCCGCAATTCGAGCCGCCCGGGTAACGTGGTGCTCGATCCGTTCGGTGGTTCTGGCACAACGTTGATTGCAGCCGAAAAGTCGGGGCGCGTCGCGCGGCTGATCGAACTCGATCCGAGGTACGTGGATGTGATCGTGTGCCGGTGGGAGGACTTCACCGGCCAGACGGCTATCCGCGAGGCAGCAGACCAGGAAGTGTGCGCCAGTTGA
- a CDS encoding site-specific DNA-methyltransferase → MNTLNVEYRKVEALIPYARNPRSHSEAQVTKIAASIVEYGWTNPVLVDGDNGIIAGHGRLAAARKLGLDHVPVIELAHLTTAQKRALVIADNRLALDAGWDEEMLALELADLSEAGFELALTGFENIEIDALLADATPTEAEPAAQGGVDADEPDTTDDVPDTPVVAVSRGGDVWAIGSHRLICGDATDPAVVATLMQGDTAQLCFTSPPYGNQRDYTSGGIADWDVLMRGVFAHLPMAGDGQVLVNLGLIHRDNEVIPYWDGWLSWMRQLGWRRFAWYVWDQGPGMPGDWQGRLAPSFEFVFHFNRSTRKPNKIVPCKHAGQESHLRADGSSTAMRGKDGEVGGWTHKGQPTQDTRIPDSVIRVMRHKGKIGQDIDHPAVFPVALPEFAIEAYTDSGDVVFEPFGGSGTTMLAAQRTGRICRSVEIAPEYVDVAIKRFQQNHPGVPVTLIAGCGIKSGQSFDEVATERLATMEVEQ, encoded by the coding sequence TTGAATACGCTCAACGTCGAGTACCGCAAGGTCGAGGCGCTGATTCCCTACGCCCGCAACCCGCGCTCACATTCCGAGGCGCAAGTCACCAAGATCGCCGCCAGCATCGTCGAATACGGCTGGACGAACCCTGTTCTGGTTGATGGCGACAACGGCATCATCGCGGGCCATGGTCGTTTGGCTGCTGCACGCAAGCTGGGTCTGGATCACGTGCCGGTGATCGAACTGGCCCATCTCACCACCGCGCAAAAGCGCGCCCTGGTCATCGCCGACAACCGGCTGGCGCTTGACGCTGGCTGGGATGAGGAGATGTTGGCGCTCGAACTGGCGGACCTTTCCGAAGCGGGTTTCGAATTGGCACTGACCGGCTTCGAGAACATCGAGATCGATGCGCTGCTGGCAGATGCCACGCCCACCGAAGCAGAACCTGCGGCGCAGGGTGGTGTAGACGCCGATGAACCCGATACGACCGATGACGTACCTGACACGCCTGTGGTGGCGGTGTCGCGCGGGGGAGATGTCTGGGCCATCGGCTCGCACCGGTTGATCTGTGGCGACGCCACCGACCCAGCCGTGGTCGCCACGCTGATGCAGGGTGACACCGCGCAGCTTTGCTTTACCTCGCCGCCGTATGGCAACCAGCGCGACTACACCTCCGGCGGCATTGCCGATTGGGATGTCCTGATGCGCGGTGTGTTCGCACATCTGCCGATGGCGGGCGACGGACAGGTGCTGGTCAATCTTGGGCTGATCCACCGCGACAACGAGGTCATCCCCTATTGGGACGGCTGGCTGTCCTGGATGCGTCAGCTAGGGTGGCGGCGCTTCGCGTGGTACGTCTGGGATCAGGGGCCAGGCATGCCCGGCGACTGGCAGGGCCGATTAGCTCCCAGCTTCGAGTTTGTTTTCCACTTCAATCGCAGCACCCGCAAACCCAACAAGATTGTTCCTTGCAAGCACGCAGGCCAGGAATCGCACCTGCGCGCTGACGGGTCGTCCACGGCGATGCGCGGTAAGGATGGCGAGGTCGGCGGCTGGACGCACAAGGGTCAGCCGACGCAGGACACCCGAATCCCCGACTCGGTGATTCGCGTGATGCGCCACAAGGGCAAGATCGGGCAGGACATTGATCACCCGGCCGTGTTCCCGGTCGCATTGCCTGAGTTTGCCATCGAGGCTTACACCGATTCGGGTGACGTCGTGTTCGAGCCCTTCGGCGGCAGTGGCACGACGATGCTGGCCGCGCAACGCACTGGTCGTATCTGCCGCAGTGTGGAAATTGCGCCGGAGTACGTGGACGTGGCCATTAAGCGTTTTCAGCAAAACCACCCCGGGGTGCCGGTCACGCTCATCGCAGGCTGTGGAATCAAATCGGGCCAGTCCTTCGATGAGGTGGCCACAGAACGGCTGGCGACCATGGAGGTAGAACAATGA
- a CDS encoding DUF6511 domain-containing protein: MKCWVCKRQARGFGHTDNRHGVGHPRRYPIDWVFCSQRCQNAFHALYGNWLRVKEGRVDSTEVAMIDPSDVELAAMKKCLKAFGEAAGEIGFTKPLGDYSEAEALQVIDAIVTCYTEAMVTHHEASKYPPVRGMTPAPDPLANPFADLEDDLPWEEPKGKKP; encoded by the coding sequence ATGAAATGCTGGGTCTGCAAACGACAGGCCCGGGGATTCGGCCACACCGACAACCGTCACGGTGTCGGCCATCCCCGGCGCTATCCCATCGACTGGGTGTTCTGCTCACAACGCTGCCAAAACGCGTTTCATGCGCTGTACGGCAACTGGCTGCGGGTCAAGGAAGGTCGCGTCGACAGTACGGAGGTCGCCATGATCGATCCATCTGATGTCGAACTGGCCGCGATGAAGAAGTGCCTCAAGGCCTTCGGCGAGGCTGCGGGCGAGATTGGCTTCACCAAGCCGCTGGGCGACTACTCCGAAGCCGAGGCGCTGCAAGTGATCGACGCCATCGTCACTTGCTACACCGAGGCAATGGTCACGCACCACGAGGCGAGCAAGTACCCACCGGTACGCGGCATGACGCCTGCGCCCGACCCTCTGGCCAACCCGTTCGCGGATCTGGAGGACGACCTGCCCTGGGAAGAGCCGAAGGGGAAGAAGCCATGA
- a CDS encoding crossover junction endodeoxyribonuclease RuvC — MNTTILALDLGTHTGWALQHLDGTITSGTEHFKPQRFEGGGMRFLRFKRWLNELLSASNHINAVFFEEVRRHAGVDAAHAYGGFMGHLTAWCEHHNIPYQGVPVGTIKKHATGKGNAGKDDMIASVRLRGHNPADDNEADALALLHWAVETQEV, encoded by the coding sequence ATGAACACGACAATCTTGGCCCTTGATCTGGGCACACACACCGGGTGGGCTTTGCAGCACCTGGACGGCACTATCACCAGCGGCACGGAGCACTTCAAGCCGCAGCGATTTGAAGGAGGCGGCATGCGTTTCCTCCGTTTCAAACGCTGGCTCAACGAATTGCTCTCGGCCAGCAACCACATCAACGCGGTGTTCTTCGAGGAGGTTCGACGGCACGCTGGCGTTGATGCGGCGCACGCCTACGGTGGCTTCATGGGACACCTGACCGCGTGGTGTGAGCATCACAACATCCCTTACCAGGGTGTTCCAGTCGGCACGATCAAGAAGCACGCGACCGGCAAGGGCAATGCGGGCAAGGACGACATGATCGCGTCCGTCCGCCTGCGTGGTCACAACCCAGCCGACGACAACGAAGCCGACGCCCTGGCCTTGCTGCACTGGGCTGTCGAGACGCAGGAGGTGTGA
- a CDS encoding ATP-binding protein, with protein sequence MSLPIISAQQRLAERKGVKLLMLGKSGIGKTTRLKDLDPATTLFLDIEAGDLAVADWPGDTIRPASWPESRDFFVFLAGPDKSLPPESAFSQAHYDHVIEKFGNPTQLDRYQTFFLDSITQLSRQCFAWCKTQPGATSDRSGKPDLRAAYGLLGQEMIGALTHLQHARGKNVVFVAILDERLDDYNRKVFVPQIEGSKTSLELPGIVDEVVTLAEIKADDGSAYRAFITHTVNPYGFPAKDRSGRLDLLEPPHLGALIAKCAGQSPLPMPVSTGTPTTENTTESKE encoded by the coding sequence ATGTCCCTCCCGATCATTTCCGCGCAGCAGCGCTTGGCCGAACGCAAGGGTGTGAAATTGCTGATGCTGGGCAAGTCCGGCATCGGCAAGACCACCCGGCTCAAAGACCTCGACCCTGCCACCACCTTGTTCCTCGATATTGAGGCGGGCGATCTCGCCGTGGCCGATTGGCCGGGCGACACCATCCGCCCGGCATCGTGGCCGGAAAGCCGCGACTTTTTCGTGTTCCTCGCAGGCCCGGACAAGTCACTGCCGCCGGAGAGCGCGTTTTCGCAGGCGCATTACGACCACGTCATCGAGAAATTTGGCAACCCGACGCAGCTCGACCGCTACCAGACCTTCTTCCTCGACTCGATCACGCAGTTGTCCCGGCAGTGCTTCGCGTGGTGCAAGACGCAACCCGGAGCCACCAGCGACCGTTCCGGTAAACCCGATCTGCGCGCCGCATATGGCCTGCTTGGCCAGGAAATGATCGGCGCACTGACACATCTGCAGCACGCACGCGGCAAGAACGTGGTGTTCGTCGCCATCCTCGACGAACGTCTCGATGACTACAACCGCAAGGTGTTCGTGCCGCAGATCGAAGGCAGCAAGACCAGTCTGGAGCTGCCCGGCATCGTCGATGAGGTCGTGACGCTGGCCGAGATCAAGGCCGACGACGGCAGTGCCTACCGAGCCTTCATCACGCACACCGTCAATCCCTACGGCTTTCCGGCCAAAGACCGCAGCGGTCGCCTCGACCTGCTGGAGCCGCCGCATCTCGGCGCACTGATCGCCAAGTGCGCAGGCCAGTCGCCATTGCCCATGCCCGTTAGCACCGGCACCCCCACTACTGAAAACACCACCGAATCCAAGGAGTAA
- a CDS encoding DUF3489 domain-containing protein codes for MTTTQLTPAQHAILAHAVEHTSGKIDWFPDNIKGGARKKVLDGLFNRALITTDSTDWFVAAEGYDALGIPRPDVNRKDSGQFEANLDQIIANAEGAPAAASDPELEAAVTAAEATWVKPRTRENSKQAEVIRMLQRPEGATIGQICTATGWQAHTVRGTFAGAFKKKLGLTIVSDKPQGGERIYRIA; via the coding sequence ATGACCACCACCCAGCTGACCCCTGCCCAGCACGCGATCCTGGCCCACGCGGTTGAACACACCAGCGGCAAGATCGACTGGTTCCCCGACAACATCAAAGGCGGCGCACGCAAGAAGGTGCTCGACGGACTTTTCAACCGCGCACTGATCACCACCGACAGCACCGACTGGTTTGTCGCTGCGGAGGGCTATGACGCCCTGGGCATTCCGCGTCCCGACGTGAATAGAAAGGACAGCGGTCAGTTCGAAGCCAATCTCGACCAGATCATTGCCAACGCTGAAGGCGCGCCTGCGGCCGCGAGCGATCCCGAACTGGAAGCCGCCGTAACCGCCGCCGAAGCCACGTGGGTCAAGCCACGCACACGCGAGAACAGCAAGCAAGCCGAAGTGATCCGGATGCTGCAACGCCCTGAGGGCGCAACCATCGGCCAGATCTGCACCGCCACCGGTTGGCAGGCGCACACGGTGCGCGGCACCTTCGCCGGAGCCTTCAAGAAAAAGCTCGGCCTGACCATCGTCTCGGACAAGCCGCAGGGTGGCGAGCGGATCTACCGCATCGCCTGA